In Eublepharis macularius isolate TG4126 chromosome 4, MPM_Emac_v1.0, whole genome shotgun sequence, the following are encoded in one genomic region:
- the LOC129328711 gene encoding zinc finger protein 397-like isoform X2, with product MKMEWQDIPIGEGPAGRGMAAHDLQAGSIGGFLRRRPGDHPAAEGSLSLAQWEAQWQEFLRTVESPHSGWGNPHLPAKPSPWDDAKAFLASFEQVAEACQWPQEEWVTRLQPALSGEAEQAFNSVDVRDREHYGKVKAAILRADALIWEKQRQEFRRFCYQKAEGPRGAYSQLREMCCGWLRVEKHSKEQILELLILEQLLTVLPPEIQSWVSEGGPESCSQAVALAEEFLLRQETQVPLEEASGRVSEAGQDPSEIEQRQLSMGLKEEEDGEASLLGEVQKTVEEFQGFSLNKSKNEESKGNFRIRTRPPRQEESHAEKMRDKPILCQGGGVHEIPVRAERSPQKRRKEGHENESMASGTTLIQSMNVISHLNIPSGDKPYCCLECGKGFSRRSALASHQRIHSAGDGQENEDDKERLPSSPDKAKDEELKGNFRNSGGPKRQKGSHTAEKRDKHIPCQREGFCEEFHMLEERYKCLKCGMNFSDQSQYNIHLRKHNGKKTHKCLECGKCFGYTSHLLVHRRIHTGEKPFECSECGKSFISSSDLQRHLRRHTGEKPFECSECGKSFISSSDLQRHKRTHTGEKQFECLECGKKFSQNYNLQQHQRTHMWEKPLECSECGKKLS from the exons ATGAAAATGGAATGGCAAGATATCCCGATAGGGGAGGGACCAGCAGGGAGGGGAATGGCTGCTCACGACCTCCAGGCTGGGAGTATCGGAGGATTCCTTCGAAGGAGGCCAGGAGATCATCCAGCAGCAGAGGGTTCCCTTTCCCTGGCGCAGTGGGAAGCTCAGTGGCAGGAGTTCCTCAGGACAGTGGAAAGCCCTCACTCTGGATGGGGAAACCCCCACTTGCCAGCAAAACCTTCGCCCTGGGATGATGCCAAGGCTTTTCTGGCCTCCTTTGAGCAAGTGGCTGAAGCCTGTCAGTGGCCCCAGGAAGAGTGGGTGACCCGACTCCAGCCAGCCCTTAGTGGAGAAGCTGAGCAGGCCTTTAACAGCGTGGATGTCAGAGACAGAGAGCATTATGGGAAGGTGAAGGCAGCCATCTTGAGAGCGGATGCACTAATCTGGGAGAAGCAGCGCCAGGAGTTCAGGCGTTTCTGCTACCAGAAGGCTGAGGGCCCACGGGGGGCTTACAGCCAACTTCGGGAAATGTGCTGTGGGTGGCTGCGAGTGGAGAAGCACAGCAAGGAGCAGATCCTGGAGCTCTTgatcctggagcagctgctgactgtcctgcccccggagatCCAGAGCTGGGTGAGCGAAGGCGGCCCTGAGAGctgctcccaggcagtggccctggctgAAGAGTTCCTCTTGCGGCAGGAGACGCAG GTGCCCTTGGAGGAGGCATCTGGGAGGGTCTCCGAGGCAGGCCAGGATCCGTCTGAGATTGAGCAGAGGCAGCTCTCGATGGGGCTCAaggaagaagaggatggagaagcCAGCCTGCTAG GAGAAGTACAGAAGACGGTTGAAGAATTCCAGGGGTTCTCATTGAATAAAAGCAAGAATGAAGAATCTAAAGGAAACTTCAGGATTCGAACTCGGCCACCAAGGCAGGAGGAAAGCCATGCAGAAAAGATGAGGGATAAGCCCATTCTGTGCCAAGGAGGGGGAGTCCATGAAATCCCAGTCCGAGCAGAACGAtcaccccaaaagagaaggaaagaagggcaTGAAAATGAAAGTATGGCGTCTGGAACAACTTTAATTCAGAGCATGAATGTTATTTCCCATCTAAACATTCCCTCAGGAGACAAACCATATtgttgcttggagtgtggaaaaggcttcagtcgGAGATCAGCCCTTGCTTCACATCAGAGGATTCACTCAG CAGGGGATGGTCAGGAGAATGAGGATGATAAGGAACGGCTTCCGTCATCCCCAGATAAAGCAAAAGATGAAGAGCTGAAAGGAAACTTCAGGAATTCAGGCGGACCCAAGAGACAAAAGGGAAGCCACACAGCGGAAAAGAGGGATAAACACATTCCTTGCCAAAGAGAAGGTTTCTGTGAAGAATTTCACATGTTGGAGGAAAGATACAAGTGCTTGAAGTGTGGAATGAACTTCTCAGATCAATCTCAGTATAATATTCATTTGCGAAAGCACAATGGAAAGAAGAcccataaatgcttggagtgtgggaagtgcTTTGGGTACACATCACACCTCCTCGTTcaccgaagaattcacacaggggagaaaccttttgaatgctcagaatgtggaaagagcttcatctCGAGCAGTGATCTGCAGCGGCATCTAAGacgccacacaggggagaaaccttttgagtgctcagagtgtggaaagagcttcatctCAAGCAGTGATCTACAGCGGCATaaaagaacccacacaggggagaaacaatTTGAATGCTTAGAATGTGGGAAAAAATTCAGTCAGAATTACAATCTTCAACAGCATCAAAGAACCCACATGTGGGAGAAACCGCTTGAatgttcagagtgtggaaagaagcTTAGTTAG
- the LOC129328711 gene encoding zinc finger protein 397-like isoform X1 — MKMEWQDIPIGEGPAGRGMAAHDLQAGSIGGFLRRRPGDHPAAEGSLSLAQWEAQWQEFLRTVESPHSGWGNPHLPAKPSPWDDAKAFLASFEQVAEACQWPQEEWVTRLQPALSGEAEQAFNSVDVRDREHYGKVKAAILRADALIWEKQRQEFRRFCYQKAEGPRGAYSQLREMCCGWLRVEKHSKEQILELLILEQLLTVLPPEIQSWVSEGGPESCSQAVALAEEFLLRQETQVPLEEASGRVSEAGQDPSEIEQRQLSMGLKEEEDGEASLLAGEVQKTVEEFQGFSLNKSKNEESKGNFRIRTRPPRQEESHAEKMRDKPILCQGGGVHEIPVRAERSPQKRRKEGHENESMASGTTLIQSMNVISHLNIPSGDKPYCCLECGKGFSRRSALASHQRIHSAGDGQENEDDKERLPSSPDKAKDEELKGNFRNSGGPKRQKGSHTAEKRDKHIPCQREGFCEEFHMLEERYKCLKCGMNFSDQSQYNIHLRKHNGKKTHKCLECGKCFGYTSHLLVHRRIHTGEKPFECSECGKSFISSSDLQRHLRRHTGEKPFECSECGKSFISSSDLQRHKRTHTGEKQFECLECGKKFSQNYNLQQHQRTHMWEKPLECSECGKKLS; from the exons ATGAAAATGGAATGGCAAGATATCCCGATAGGGGAGGGACCAGCAGGGAGGGGAATGGCTGCTCACGACCTCCAGGCTGGGAGTATCGGAGGATTCCTTCGAAGGAGGCCAGGAGATCATCCAGCAGCAGAGGGTTCCCTTTCCCTGGCGCAGTGGGAAGCTCAGTGGCAGGAGTTCCTCAGGACAGTGGAAAGCCCTCACTCTGGATGGGGAAACCCCCACTTGCCAGCAAAACCTTCGCCCTGGGATGATGCCAAGGCTTTTCTGGCCTCCTTTGAGCAAGTGGCTGAAGCCTGTCAGTGGCCCCAGGAAGAGTGGGTGACCCGACTCCAGCCAGCCCTTAGTGGAGAAGCTGAGCAGGCCTTTAACAGCGTGGATGTCAGAGACAGAGAGCATTATGGGAAGGTGAAGGCAGCCATCTTGAGAGCGGATGCACTAATCTGGGAGAAGCAGCGCCAGGAGTTCAGGCGTTTCTGCTACCAGAAGGCTGAGGGCCCACGGGGGGCTTACAGCCAACTTCGGGAAATGTGCTGTGGGTGGCTGCGAGTGGAGAAGCACAGCAAGGAGCAGATCCTGGAGCTCTTgatcctggagcagctgctgactgtcctgcccccggagatCCAGAGCTGGGTGAGCGAAGGCGGCCCTGAGAGctgctcccaggcagtggccctggctgAAGAGTTCCTCTTGCGGCAGGAGACGCAG GTGCCCTTGGAGGAGGCATCTGGGAGGGTCTCCGAGGCAGGCCAGGATCCGTCTGAGATTGAGCAGAGGCAGCTCTCGATGGGGCTCAaggaagaagaggatggagaagcCAGCCTGCTAG CAGGAGAAGTACAGAAGACGGTTGAAGAATTCCAGGGGTTCTCATTGAATAAAAGCAAGAATGAAGAATCTAAAGGAAACTTCAGGATTCGAACTCGGCCACCAAGGCAGGAGGAAAGCCATGCAGAAAAGATGAGGGATAAGCCCATTCTGTGCCAAGGAGGGGGAGTCCATGAAATCCCAGTCCGAGCAGAACGAtcaccccaaaagagaaggaaagaagggcaTGAAAATGAAAGTATGGCGTCTGGAACAACTTTAATTCAGAGCATGAATGTTATTTCCCATCTAAACATTCCCTCAGGAGACAAACCATATtgttgcttggagtgtggaaaaggcttcagtcgGAGATCAGCCCTTGCTTCACATCAGAGGATTCACTCAG CAGGGGATGGTCAGGAGAATGAGGATGATAAGGAACGGCTTCCGTCATCCCCAGATAAAGCAAAAGATGAAGAGCTGAAAGGAAACTTCAGGAATTCAGGCGGACCCAAGAGACAAAAGGGAAGCCACACAGCGGAAAAGAGGGATAAACACATTCCTTGCCAAAGAGAAGGTTTCTGTGAAGAATTTCACATGTTGGAGGAAAGATACAAGTGCTTGAAGTGTGGAATGAACTTCTCAGATCAATCTCAGTATAATATTCATTTGCGAAAGCACAATGGAAAGAAGAcccataaatgcttggagtgtgggaagtgcTTTGGGTACACATCACACCTCCTCGTTcaccgaagaattcacacaggggagaaaccttttgaatgctcagaatgtggaaagagcttcatctCGAGCAGTGATCTGCAGCGGCATCTAAGacgccacacaggggagaaaccttttgagtgctcagagtgtggaaagagcttcatctCAAGCAGTGATCTACAGCGGCATaaaagaacccacacaggggagaaacaatTTGAATGCTTAGAATGTGGGAAAAAATTCAGTCAGAATTACAATCTTCAACAGCATCAAAGAACCCACATGTGGGAGAAACCGCTTGAatgttcagagtgtggaaagaagcTTAGTTAG
- the LOC129328701 gene encoding zinc finger protein 397-like, with protein sequence MKTEWQDIPIGEGPAGRGMAAHDLQAGSIGGFLQRRPGDHPAAEGSLSLAQWEAQWQEFLRTLESPHSGWGSPHLPAKPSPWDDAKAFLASFEQVAEACQWPQEEWVTRLRPALSGEAEQAFNSLDVRDREDYGKVKAAILREDALSREKQRQQFRRFCYQEAEGPRGAYSQLREMCRGWLRVEKHSKEQILELLILEQLLTVLPPEIRSWVSEGGPESCSQAVALAEEFLLRQETQVPLEEASGRGSKAGQDPSEIEQRQLTLGLKEEEDGEASPIDGDVDETVEESPRFSLNKGKNEESNGNFRIRTRPRRQEGSHKEKMRNKPIPCQGGGFHEIPVRAERSPQKRRKERHENASMASGTTFIHSMNVISHLDVPSGEKPYSCLECGKGFSRRSVLASHQRIHSAGDDQENEDDEDWLESYQYKAKNEELEGNVRNRGGPKRQEGSHTTEKRDKHFTCKREDFCEECHILEETYKCLKCGMNFLDQSQYNIHLRKHNGKKTHKCLECGKSFTCNRNLQLHKRTHTGEKLFECLVCGKSFTWKRNLKRHKRTHTGEKPFECSECGKKFSQNEYLHQHLRTHTGEKRFKCSECRKKFSRRCNLQQHLRTHTGEKPFECLQCGKNFSQSYHLQQHLRGHTGEKPFECSVCGKKFTRKFNLLQHQTIHMRRNHIAAQPVG encoded by the exons atgaaaacagaatggcaagATATCCCAATAGGGGAGGGACCAGCAGGGAGGGGAATGGCTGCTCATGACCTCCAGGCTGGGAGTATCGGAGGATTCCTTCAAAGGAGACCAGGAGATCACCCAGCAGCAGAGGGCTCCCTTTCCCTagcacagtgggaagcccagtggCAGGAGTTCCTCAGGACACTGGAAAGCCCTCACTCTGGATGGGGAAGCCCTCACTTGCCAGCAAAACCTTCGCCCTGGGATGATGCCAAGGCTTTTCTGGCCTCCTTTGAGCAAGTGGCTGAAGCCTGTCAGTGGCCCCAGGAAGAGTGGGTGACCCGACTCCGGCCAGCCCTTAGTGGAGAAGCTGAGCAGGCCTTTAACAGTCTGGATGTCAGAGACAGAGAGGATTATGGGAAGGTGAAGGCAGCCATCTTGCGAGAGGATGCACTGAGCCGGGAGAAGCAGCGTCAGCAGTTCAGGCGTTTCTGCTACCAGGAGGCCGAGGGCCCACGGGGGGCTTACAGCCAACTCCGGGAAATGTGCCGTGGGTGGCTGAGAGTGGAGAAGCACAGCAAGGAGCAGATCCTGGAGCTCTTgatcctggagcagctgctgaCTGTCCTGCCCCCAGAGATCCGGAGCTGGGTGAGCGAAGGCGGCCCTGAGAGctgctcccaggcagtggccctggctgAAGAGTTCCTCTTACGGCAGGAGACGCAG GTGCCCTTGGAGGAGGCATCTGGGAGGGGCTCCAAGGCAGGCCAGGATCCGTCTGAGATTGAGCAGAGGCAGCTCACGCTGGGGCTCAAGGAAGAGGAGGATGGAGAAGCCAGCCCGATAG ATGGAGATGTAGATGAGACGGTTGAGGAATCCCCGAGGTTCTCATTGAATAAGGGCAAGAACGAAGAGTCTAATGGAAACTTCAGGATTCGAACTCGGCCACGAAGGCAGGAGGGAAGCCATAAGGAGAAGATGAGGAATAAGCCCATTCCTTGCCAAGGAGGAGGATTCCATGAAATCCCAGTCCGAGCAGAAAGATCACcccaaaaaagaaggaaggaaaggcacGAAAATGCAAGTATGGCATCTGGAACAACCTTCATTCACAGCATGAATGTTATCTCCCATCTagacgttccctcaggagagaaaccatatagctgcttggagtgtggaaaaggcttcagtcgGAGATCAGTCCttgcttcacatcagagaattcaCTCGG CAGGGGATGATCAGGAGAACGAGGACGACGAGGATTGGCTTGAGTCATACCAATATAAAGCAAAGAATGAAGAGCTGGAAGGAAACGTCCGGAATCGAGGTGGACCCAAGAGGCAAGAGGGAAGCCACACAACAGAGAAGAGGGATAAACATTTTACTTGCAAAAGAGAGGATTTCTGTGAAGAATGTCACATTTTGGAGGAAACATACAAGTGCTTGAAGTGTGGAATGAACTTCTTGGATCAATCTCAGTATAATATTCATTTGCGAAAGCACAATGGAAAGAAGAcccataaatgcttggagtgtggaaagagcttcacctGTAACAGAAATCTTCAACTGCATaaaagaacccacacaggggagaagctttTTGAATGTTTAgtatgtggaaagagcttcacctGGAAGCGAAATCTTAAACGGCATAAAAGGACCCACACTGGGGAAAAACCATTTGAATGCTCAGAGTGCGGAAAGAAATTCAGTCAGAATGAATATCTTCATCAGCATTtaagaactcacacaggggagaaacgtTTTAAATGCTCAGAGTGTAGAAAGAAATTCAGTCGGCGTTGCAATCTTCAACAGCATTTAAGaactcacacaggagagaaaccttttgaatgctTACAGTGTGGAAAGAACTTTAGTCAGAGTTACCATCTTCAACAGCATCTAAGAggccacacaggggagaaaccttttgagTGCTCAGTGTGTGGAAAGAAATTCACTCGCAAATTCAACCTTCTTCAACATCAGACAATCCACATGAGGAGAAACCACATAGCTGCTCAGCCGGTGGGATGA